Sequence from the Balaenoptera acutorostrata chromosome 4, mBalAcu1.1, whole genome shotgun sequence genome:
attttaaaCAGTATTCTTCAAAGGAGTCCATAAGCTTCACCAGACTGTCAGAAAGACAGAGGCACAAGAAAGATTAGAACCCTTCGGGCAGGAGACCTGGCTCTCAGGAGGAGTTCTGCTGTCTAACAGCCAGTGAAGCTTCTTTATTCACTAGCTTGTCTGTTGCATAGGCCAATAAACACCAAAAGCTGACAATTTCTAAAGACAATTCCCAATAGGTCAGGGGATCCTGTCACTGGAGAGAGCCTAACGATACAACAGATGTAAGATCTCGAGAGAAAATGTCTGTTACATTCCTCAGGAGCTGGATGTCTGGAGCACCCAGTGGAAAGGAAGGTTGCCTAACTAGGATGATGGCCCAAACGCAAGGATAGCAGAGGAgggtggaagaggagggagaagatgaagaagagaaagtGGGATAAAGAAACCAGAAGACACAAAACCCCTAGCAATGGAGACCGTACAACCtgcagacaggaaaaaaaaaaaaaaataggaagaaaaaaggaggaacTTGAAACAAAGGATGACGAAACTAAACAACAAAACGGTAGTGAATActttatttgttgtatttaaaCAAGCAAATTTGGGGGGGTGGTATTTCCTCATGgtcctcccgccctccctcccctaTGTTCCCATGATGACGATCAACTGCTTTATTCCGTTCCCCATCTTTCTTCTTATCCAATTATCCAGGCCTTTGTCTTTTTAGAATCCATGATCTTCAGTCTTGTCTTTGAAGGACGAAAAGCTTTCCACGTGTTAGGAAAATTCAGGATCTGGTAGTCCTTGCGACAACTCGCTGCATGTGTATTTTGACTCATTCATGTGACTTCGCGCATTCTCAACCTGTCCTCCCGCGCCAGGGAAGTATCTGTCTCTTTTATAACACGACTCAATTCAAAAGGCCCCTTGTTAGAGATTTGTAGGCATGCAAATGGGAAACACCATATAAACAgtgaaaaaatacatcttttcagATTGTTGGATTTTCTCCTTAATGGTCTTAAAAAAAGCAACTAGAAACCTTTCATTTCATAAACACGTgcacatataaatatttacagtcgTAATCAGAATGTGATATTTATCCTTGTAATGTTTCTCAAAAACATGACCTCAGCCAGAGTTTATCTCAGGTAGGCTGAGAACTGTCACTCAGTTTGTAAATTACCTCCAGAGTgtggtttattttctcattccgaaaaaaaaaaagaatttctctaCTAAGTTCAAACACTGACATCCCGTGAAGATGCCAGTCTTTATACACACTTATAAAAGTAGAACATGTGCTGTATGATACACTAGTACAAAGTTTTACAAATTATTACaagtaaattatataaattacagtgACATTGAGGAAGATTGTAGTTTTATCTTGGGGTGGTTCTTCTAGCAATCATATTgctgtaaagaaaatgaaataagcaTCAGGTTCTGATTAGGCGAAACAACGATGACATTTCAGTGCTTTAAATTCCTGTTGTAAGCAAACATAAAGCAGACTGATCTCAGCTTCAGCAGAGGTTGGGTCAACAACACTGAGAGCTTTGACAATGCTCACAAAATGTTTCCTAAACAAACCAGACTGTTGTCCTTCCCCAGTAAAAGCTGCAGAGAAAGGCCATAGAAACTGCAGTTTACGATGCTTGGCTGGCTTTGAATATGCTGGGGGTGGGTTTTTCATCTCAGGGATTTAAGAGATAACGCCTTGGGAGTTTCACACTGATGGGGGCTCAAGGCAGGCAATTTTTGAATTAAATGCTACAGAGTTACAGATTTGACTCATCTACATTAAAAACCTTGCTCTTTGAAACTGTCTTTTGTCTTACAAACTAACAGATCTGACCCCCAGTGTCTGGGAAGAAGCCTCTCTACAGTGACTCAGATGGGAAACCCAGTGGGACTCTTGGCTCCCCCCACTCAGAGGAGAGTGACTTTCTGCCGAACCACTACAGCAATTTTGGTCGTTGACACTTATGCCCGTCCCCCAAATGCACCGGCGCTGAAGTCCAGTGGGTTCTCACCTAATTTAAACTCTGCCTTGTAGGAAATTCAAGGCTAAAAATAGGTTATTTTATAGTAATCCCAAGAGGATTCTTTGCCTCCCCCCAACCATATTGCCTGGAAACGACTCCAAATTGAAGGCTTTCCACTCTGCTGTTTTCTTGGAAATTTGACAGGCTCCCAAGGCAATTATTAGTCTTGCTTTATTTGCCTGATAAGGaaatctagaattttattttaacttcccCTCAAAAATCGTAGAAAGTTTCCATCTATGTTCAGCAAAGTTTTTCATGGTAGCAATGGGCTTTTCGTTTTCATTAGGTTTTGTCTTACTTTCAAAGAAAGTTAGGAGACCTTGAACCAGAGAAGTGAATgcttaggaaaatacaaattaagtaaatttttgtttatctaaTCCTGCTTTACAgaataagacattaaaaaaaaagaaagaaagaaagaaagaaaaattggacCAAAGCTGGACTTCCATCAATTCAGTAATATATGTTTTttaggaaaatacagaaacaaaaactCTCCTTACTAACAAATGCGTATTTCTCCTCAAAATCATATCCCCAGGAAACAAGTGCTTCCTGGTTTTCTTTCACAGTGAAAGGCTTTTAATGAGCTGCTATTCAAAGGCCACTAGTGATTCTCTAGGCTTAGCTGTTTGGGCATTACTGTGACTCCTTATTAGGAAGGAACTGTAGAAAACCCAACAGAACAGCAAGTGCTGCACATAGGTTAAGAGCAGAAGCTGTGGCATAAAATGACCCAGGGTTTGAAGCCTGTTACTTCCTTACTAGGTGATCTTAGAAATGTTACTCAATCTCTGCATCATAGGCTTTTCTGGAATAGGGGTTTAGCACAATGCTTAGGGCAATGGATGATGGCTGTTACTTGTGTATACTAGTTGGGAATGTGAGAGCAAGCAATGAAAGGACATTTCTTTTGTGTCTCTGCAACCAGAGCAGGGGCAGTGGGTTAGATCCTGAAGGGGCACTCTGTCTATGGGTGACATTGTTTTATATACACAGGGCCAGCTACAAAAAACCAAGATAACCCAGTGACTGTGACACTCAAGGAAGCTTGCTATTGAGAGCAAAACTGAATGCTGTAAATGTTATGCCACAAAAAATGGAATAAACACCGGTAGGTGGAGCAGGGTTTGATTTTGGCTTTTTTCTCTAGGATGAAAACAATGGTGCATTTTTACACAGGTTCTTACCTGTTGGCGAGAGCAGCAATAACCACAGATGCCTCCAAGCACCCCATTTATTATTTGAAAGAGACACAAGATGAATTCAATGCCACCAAGTGCCAAGAGGATAGAAAACAGAGAGACATTCCATTCCACTGCATGCTTGGGTTCAATGCACTGGGACCACGTGGAGCTATCCAGAAGGTAACTGTGGATAAAAAGAGAACCTTCTGACATATGGCCACACCCAGTGGGATGTCTCATGAGCATACTTTTTGTGTGGTGTTTTTTTCATTCATCAATAGATTTCTTCAATGCCCTATATcagattcttccaatccaagtcaTTCCACAAAATTAGGAATTTAGCCCAGGTCTTGTTGccataataaacaaaaaattcaacaaaGATCATGGAACACTCGGTGTGGGTTAGACATCGAGACAGAGCTGGGGATATAATGGCCTGGGTTCTGTCCTGGAAAAGCATCGCTTAAGAGAAGAAACAATAGCTAATCTCAGTGTAACCAGTACACTGATCAGGTAAACCAAGGGTAAAAGGGCCCTTGGAAGACATAGAAGGGCCCATAGAGGAAGGACACCTAACTTAGGCCAGGGAGAAGAGCTGCTTATGCATCTAGCCCACAAGTCTGAGCTCCACGAAGGTAGGAACCAGACCTCTTCATCATTGTATATCCAATTCCCAAgccagtatctggcacatagtaagtactcaacacATTGGAAAAGTCATCGAATGATGAATAACAATCCGAAGTCACTGtaaaaatgttagcaaaccatACTGGGGTCattatctgaatatatatattcttcatgAAATAGGATTCAATCACGTGGGGAAATCTAAGATTGACTTAATTCCACTAAGAGATCTGGTATAATTCTTTCCTTATCACTTCTTCCTACCACAACAGAACAAAAGGGCTGCAAATTAAGAGACCTCGCTTTGGAATGGTTCATTGAGCCAATCAgaaattcaatttgttgatgaCATGCAAAAAAATTCTGTTCTTCTGGCCCCGTCTTTCTGCATATAAAGTGGAACAAAAATCCATAATTTCAGaacacaatataaaaaaattctttggCTCCACTTGGCTATTGAGCAACTAATCACTGGCTTGTTATTCCCCATATTGAAATCTCTGGACAAGTTGAAATTAGGAATAACACAGAAGCAGGAGGTTTCTTGCAGAAGCTGGTGTGGATCACGAGAGGGGCTATAAAATAATCAGCTATAAAAAAGTTTAATGATACTCTCACCTCTCCTTGGATTAATCATAATGTTTTTTAGAGGTGGGTTTGTGCAGTAGATCATATGTTTTTGTATACATGTGTAACCAATTTGTACTGGTACATTCAGTATGTTCAGAACAAAGCATGAAAAGTATGAGCTGAAAATTCGTGATCAATAACAATTTTGAACACCAAAATTTCAAACTCCTGTGAGTGCTGATTTTCCTTCAGAAGCTACCATTGGGCTGTACCTGTTGAAAGCTAGTAGATAATATTAACAGCTAAGAATGGCAGTGCTCATGCTGTGTCAGCTTCTGTGACaagtattttatacacagtatcttATTAATCCTCCAGACAACTGCCATtggctttattttacagatgaaataactgaggtacagagagctCAGTTCACCTTTTCCTGGTTACTGAGACAGTAAATGCAGAGCTgagattgaacccaggtctaTCTAATTCCATATTCATGATCTGATGACTTCATTATATGCTACAAAATTCATGGGAGACAAACATTCTTGAAAATATAAGGGCAAATCAGAttcattattcttattattttcacTCGTGAATCTCATTACTAAAcctttcaaaattcaaaacagaatgTCATTCATTTATCATTATGTACATCAGTTTCTATCAgctatttctgttcttttctcaaTAATGGATAAGAGATAAGTATCAACATAAAACAGTGGAGCCACTTAAATTTTCCTGACGTTAAAGTCATGAATAAGATCTGTCTTATACAGCCTGATCACTTTAAATAAAGGGTGTGTTATACACAGTTATTATgttatatgtgagtgtgtgtgtgtgtcttgcgggggggggggtggtatgACTGACCCTGGGCTTTGGTTAAATTCCTATGGTTTTCATCCATATTATGTAAGGATTCcataatattttcttagaaaatagtaaaattatcCAATTGCTCTGGCATAGTATACACACTGTATAAGCACAAACTTGACAgctaggctgcctgggttcaaatcatgaCTGCCATGTCTTAGCAATGTGACTTTGGATAcgttacttcatctctctgtgcctccatttcctcatctgtaaaatggaagcaaTAGTGGAAGTCACCTCATACCGTTATCACAAGGACTGAGTCAGTGAATCCATTAAAAAGCTTCTCTGGGTCAGGGACTGGGCATTCATCCTCCGATACCCCTTGCCTAAGTTGTGCCTGAGTTAGTGAGAATAAACCTGGTTGAGACGACGGATGAATGAATGCTTGATGCCTTTTTAGTTTGATGGGTTTACCACTATACACACGTGGTGGATAAGAATGTGCGACCTGATGGGGGTCAATCACTTACCCTCCCTCCGTGTTGGCAAAGGTGTAGTTCCACTGGCCACTGGCATCAAGACATCTTGGTCCTTCCGCTAAGCCCAGTGCTGCCACAATGACGCAGTAGCCAGATCCTGCAATTCCGATGAGAGCGGCCAGTACAGAAGAAAACATCTAGGGGAAGGAGAATCACCAGAAGTGAGGCACAGAGCGTCGCAGCTACCTCTTAGGAACCACTTCCCCACCGGCGCAGGAAAACCTACCGCGCATCTTTTGCCGCAGTTTTCGTGGCCGCCACAGCCGCAGCAGTCGTCCTGTTCCAGCCCCATGAAGATGAATGCTGGCAGGAGCATCTGTTTAGAAAACACGCAAATTAAAGTCATTGTCTTTCCCCAGGTCCATAGGGTCAGTCAGGCGCAGCATCTtttggtaaaatatttttctttctgacactgTTGAAATGTCTTTGGGTTAGGTTGACAAAATATCTCAAAGAATGTAAactctgaggagaaaaaaaaaacctctaacgTGTAATATTCCTTTGTTTTCATGTAATGTATCACATTAGGTAGGGTCAGGGTTTAGCATGGGAGGGGTAAAATAATTACCTATAAATGTGTTAATCCATAAGAGTTCATAACATAGTTCCAGAGGCAAACTCTGTCCGGAAACTATCAAACCCTGTCTTTtaagtctgtttgtttgtttgttttcccttgaaAAGCATAGAAGATAACAACAAATCTTCAACAGAATAACTGAAACTTTTTTATAAACAAGAGAGATGAAAGCTCAGTATAATAGAGGTGAAGTGCTTCTTTGAAGACACAATTGCATATGGTTGTAGCTTCACAATAAAGCTCTTAAAAGCACATAAGTTTGAAACACTTTGAGTTCAAGATCAAAAGAAGTTTAAACAAGCAAGGTGTTGTCTTAAAGACAAATGATTATGAAATTAACTGtacctcaaaaaataaaacaaaacaaaacaaaaacagacctgAGAACTAGtggggaaagaaaagacaaatgattATGTTAACATGATGGTAATGCTTAAATTCAAAGCAGATTTGCCATACCATAGTTAGTGTATTAAGTCTAAGTATCCTTTACTTGACtaagaaaaatattctgtatggtATTAGCAATTCCATAAAACTTCTCTTCAAAATTCTCAATCCCAGCATTTCAAAATGGCAAACTCAAGTTTGTCCACATTATTTCCATGCTGTAGTTGAAGCTAATACTTTCAGCTCCCAGGTTGGCAGGCAAATTCCTCTCACTTCACTTCAAAACAAACCTTGGAACAAACAACACATTCCACTATTACCTTCAGACACTGATTTGTTGCTAACTGAAGGATTTTTCCTAAACTCCACACCCCAGGCTTACATAAAGGAGAAAATTTATAGTCCTTTCCCAATAGCAACGCACTCACAATTCAATATTTTTCTCTGTCACTGATGCCTGAGAATAAACAGCAGAGAATTTGGATCCAAAACTCTGTTGATTTAGACAGAGAACCAGTGGACTTCTCCCAGCTCCCCAGAGCAAAGGTTAAATGACTACCTGCTCCAGGACTAGAAACTACAGTTTTTCAAATCGGATTTAAAAGCTAGTATCTGTTTCTAGCTGTAAAGTAAGAGAGTTTAGCAAAAAAGTAGTTCACTTTTCGTTGAAAGGGGATTTTGTAAAACAACATCTAATCAAATCAATACACTATACCTATCTCAACTTTTGTATAATCTGCTTTcaaaagaagaatgaacaaaaatCCTGGATTTGGAAACATACGTCATAGAAAACTTTCTATGAAAACATCTTGTCTAACgagaaagaattttttaaggCTGGAATGATTCTGAATGACTTACCAGCAAACCTCCTCCTATGATGCCAGAGAAGAACCACACAAAGTGGCTAAGATGGTCTTCAGAAGCGTACTTTGTCTCCCCATTGGGAAAGTACAGCAAAATATTAGCTACAATGCAGAGGATGGCGAGCCACACCAGAGAATGTCCGATGCATCGCGCGCATTTCCCGTAGCACATAGTGGCGgagtttattttttcccccttcactcTGCGGCTTGGCTCGGTGATGGCCCAAATCAGATGAGAGCGTGCCCGTCTGCGGAGAAAGCAAAAGCCATTCTCAGCCCATTCCTGCAACCTCTTAAATACTCTGAGTTCTAAGTCACCGGGTGGATGAGGTACTTGGCTTTCATTGGTCCTGATTGCAGGCTccggttggggtggggggggggggggaggtgggggaatgtCCCGCCCTTCAAATGAAATCCTTGGGATAAGTGAAACCAGGGGCAGGACGTGAGAAACAGCCTCAGTCATAGGCAAGAGAGAAGATGATTAATTCTCCACAAGGAATTCACTGTGTAACTCCTTcgcaggataaaaaaaaaatccacaggaaAGTCTAATATAACTTTCCAGTAAGTGCCAAGCGTCCACAGCATGACAGCTCTGGTTGAGGCTGTGATTTTGTTCCATGCAGCTGTCTGGACAGCTTCCAGTCTGAGGGCTCTGTGTTCACTTTCACCTCTGCACTGATTTAATCCGAGACCTGGGGCAAGTCTCCTGAGCTCTGAGCTCGTTTCCTTGTCTGTTAAAGGCAAGGTGTCCAAGCCATCACCCACGGATTTAAGGAAGCTTTTGGGAAAATTACGGAGCTGccttctttcctctgcctctgGAGTGCTCGGCAGGACTGCGCCTACTGTCCAGCCTTCCCGGACATCTGCCTCCAAAACAAATCTGGCACCAAAACAAAGGTGGCATTAGTCAACACAAAGGGCTCAGGCACCTTTTTATTCCTGAGTACTGCTGTCAGGCAAAGGGTTGCCAGGAAGATCCAAGGGAGGCCTAAAGCCTGGGAGAaggattaaaaagaataagaaagaaaaagaaaggagcgGGAGAGAAAGAAACTTGGCAAGCAGAGTGGGGAAACAAGATTGAGAGAGTCTGGAATTACTGGGAGAAACACACATGGTTGAGCAGGGGCAAGCGGTAGTCTACCAGTCAGATCTGTTGCAGGCTCAAAAGGCAAGGCAGAGAAAGGGTGTTAGACTAACTTTCTGGTATGGTTATCTTGCAGAAGGAGGGGTCAGATTCTGAATAATTTTAGCCCTTGAATAGCAGGTGGCACCGGCcagctgggtggggggaggactgAGTGGCCAGGTGAGGCCAGGAGGGCTGGAGGGACCCCATCACCAGGACAAAATGGTGAGCACAAAATAGAGGCAAAAGGTCAAGATAAGGAGTTGTTAGTTCAAAAGAGGAAGGTGAGCCCCACTGGTGAATCTAGAAGCTCAGGCTGAGGCCAGAGTCTGAAGGATTCGGATCAAATCTAGAGGGCAGGACACATACCAAAACTGAGCAGCCGGCTGGGGTTAATGATGTGGGATCCAGACTGGGAAAAGGACCCAAGAGGAAGCATATGGCCTGAGTGTACTAAGAAGGATGTGTATCCAGACTGGCCTAAGAAATAGATGGATGGAAAACTGAGTGCAGACAGGGAAGCCTGAAACCACCCACCTGCTCAGTTATAGGGAGGCAGGTCTTCACAAGAACATTAATCCATCACCACCATGCATCCAAACACCAGGCGCGTGTGCCCTCTGTCCTGGCTTTAAGTCCTACTGGAAACGGGATTCCACTGGTGTCAGGGTCTGGGGTGGCAGCGCAGGTGAACGACTGGGTCCTCTGTTGAGGCATCGTCATCCTAACCCTCACCTCTGAGGACCTAGCCCATAGATAGAGGTCAAAAAGGGGGAGAGAGACCCTTTGACGACTTTGCCTCCAAGTGCTTAaatccccttcctccttctctaccCCACCCCTACTGTCAGTGGTGCAGGGAGAAGAGGGGGGGGGGGCTTGGAAAGAGAGAG
This genomic interval carries:
- the TM4SF1 gene encoding transmembrane 4 L6 family member 1; the encoded protein is MCYGKCARCIGHSLVWLAILCIVANILLYFPNGETKYASEDHLSHFVWFFSGIIGGGLLMLLPAFIFMGLEQDDCCGCGGHENCGKRCAMFSSVLAALIGIAGSGYCVIVAALGLAEGPRCLDASGQWNYTFANTEGGYLLDSSTWSQCIEPKHAVEWNVSLFSILLALGGIEFILCLFQIINGVLGGICGYCCSRQQQYDC